A single candidate division SR1 bacterium Aalborg_AAW-1 DNA region contains:
- a CDS encoding Hexameric tyrosine-coordinated heme protein (HTHP) produces the protein MYTENNVRLCSLITNTPQEGFELAIKLSRKGVQYTWPDIEVLNKFKSDYDDNTDSITAASQVIATNFQTVAAANNYRR, from the coding sequence ATGTACACTGAAAACAACGTACGATTATGTAGTCTGATTACTAATACTCCTCAAGAATGATTTGAATTAGCCATCAAACTTTCTCGTAAAGGAGTCCAATATACATGGCCTGATATTGAAGTACTTAACAAATTTAAATCTGATTATGATGACAATACTGATAGTATTACAGCTGCCTCACAAGTTATTGCGACAAATTTCCAAACTGTTGCCGCTGCAAACAATTATCGAAGATAG
- the tmk gene encoding Thymidylate kinase, with amino-acid sequence MYIVFEGTVGTGKSTQSKLLVEHLKSQYPDREVIRVREPGKTPIAEAIRTLVQGTEFPEEMDPICEAYLYSAARAQLINTITKPALEREAIVVSDRCFWSSLSYQGYTKGTGIETIWQVNKPIVESCLPDLVLFFDMPVEIGLSRTFDGVGDKHELNGKEFFEQAHEGYLKCVEDGRFAKKAVSINALGTIEEVSTRILTQVNPLLS; translated from the coding sequence ATGTACATCGTATTTGAATGAACAGTTGGTACAGGAAAATCGACCCAATCCAAACTCCTGGTAGAGCATCTCAAATCGCAATATCCAGATAGAGAAGTCATCCGAGTTCGCGAACCTGGCAAAACTCCTATCGCAGAGGCGATCAGAACACTCGTTCAAGGGACAGAATTTCCAGAAGAGATGGATCCTATCTGTGAAGCATATCTCTATAGTGCAGCGAGAGCTCAACTCATCAATACTATAACTAAACCAGCACTTGAGAGAGAAGCGATCGTCGTGTCAGATAGATGTTTTTGGTCATCTCTATCGTACCAATGATATACAAAATGAACTGGTATCGAGACGATTTGGCAGGTAAATAAACCTATTGTAGAATCTTGTCTTCCTGATCTTGTATTATTTTTTGATATGCCAGTAGAGATTGGATTATCGAGGACATTCGATGGAGTAGGAGATAAACATGAACTCAATGGAAAAGAATTCTTCGAACAAGCACATGAGTGATATCTGAAATGTGTAGAAGATGGAAGATTTGCAAAGAAAGCGGTTAGTATCAATGCATTAGGAACTATTGAAGAAGTATCTACGAGAATTCTTACACAAGTCAATCCATTATTGTCATAA
- a CDS encoding tRNA-specific adenosine deaminase: MKRDNYISRDDYFMGVALLSAQRSKDPLTQVGACLVNDNNVIVGTGYNGLPKGCSDDDFPWDKHPTDMLQNKHSYVVHAEVNAILNANTSTNNTTLYVGLFPCNECAKIIIQSGIKKIIYCSDSKLGRDDNTASKRMLDAAHIIYEQYIPTQDSLTLTYT; this comes from the coding sequence ATGAAAAGAGACAACTATATTTCACGAGATGATTATTTTATGGGAGTTGCCTTACTCTCAGCACAGAGGAGTAAAGATCCTCTCACTCAGGTAGGAGCTTGTCTCGTAAACGATAATAACGTCATCGTAGGAACCGGATACAATGGACTACCAAAATGATGCAGCGATGATGACTTCCCTTGGGACAAACATCCAACCGATATGCTACAAAATAAGCATAGCTACGTTGTTCATGCTGAAGTCAATGCCATACTCAATGCTAATACCAGTACCAACAATACTACGCTCTACGTCGGACTCTTCCCTTGTAATGAATGTGCAAAGATAATTATCCAATCAGGAATTAAAAAAATCATATATTGTTCTGACTCCAAACTAGGTAGAGACGACAATACGGCCTCGAAGCGTATGCTTGATGCTGCTCATATTATCTATGAACAGTATATTCCAACACAAGATTCTCTCACTCTTACGTATACATAA